The Punica granatum isolate Tunisia-2019 chromosome 4, ASM765513v2, whole genome shotgun sequence sequence AGGGGACTCCCTTTGCCGCTGCCCCCCTTATCTGCGCAACTCTAGCATAATTTCTCTGATATAACTAGCTCAGGGGAGGTCGTCGGGGACCTGTCGGACTTCCAACAACCTCCCCTAGAGGGGGCGGCCGATTGAGGAGCTCCATATCCTCAAGCGAGGTTACCTAGGGCTCGACAACTCCTCTAAGGAGGGCGGCCAAAGGAGGATACCCCACCCACTAACCTGCCCTAGCtaatttttgtaatatataatattgtatTTTTCACGTGGCATGTCATATGTGCAGACAAGATCCACCTTGAAGGCCAGCTCAGCTCACCGTTAGTGTTTTGGACGGAATTTAAATGGTGTGTTAAATTGAAAAGAGAATGATGATTTGTGTTAGGGCGTGCCAATTTCAAAAATTGGAGATAAAAATGGCCTAAATTTTATATTGGCGTGCTATTTTTCCTTATCTTATGCACTCTCTAGGAATGAGATATAGTATGGTGACACACGGTCTCACTTGTAACTAAGAGGTTTTGACTTTAATTTTATCCGGTGAAACTTCCCCTACCACGTTACTTTCCATTTCCCCATTATTTTACCATGTTAATAAACCTCCTTCATAACTGATAATAACATGCCCTCTGATTTTAGTAGTTGGCCTCACCGACTTTAGGAATTAGGTCCAAAATCTGTGTTGTTACTGTCCATAGTTTGGTTAGGAGGATTGGACTGGGACCTCGAGGCTTGATGTATGATAGATTCTCTGAATctcacaatcattataatgcatCTGCCAATCGAATGTATGTCTGCTTTTGATTTTTGTAGTCAATCGCTTCTCTTCACTTCCACTCCGACGAACTTCGATATATGTATGAAATAACGGATATACTTATTTAATATGATGATTTACTTTGGTCGCCGTCTCGCAAGGCACTTTATATGTTAGAGGCCGACCCAGATCAAGATTTGTTAGGTCGAAATGGGTCTCGCAACGAGAGGTTCAGTTCAGCCCAaccaaattatcaaaaaagaaaaaaaaaagcgagaGAATTGATCAAAGTGATATTCTCAAagatgacatatatatactaggggtgatcggttctggataccctgtatttttcacgatacccggaTCCTATCCTGTAAGGGACAggttccaaaattttggagccggaccctaccctgttgaatcctggaaccggaacctatcCGGAACCTGTACTATACCACAGGgtccgggtaccctgttggaacctataattttttttgtttcgctaaataaaaccgaaaatgacacatatataataagtaatcacgccaaatagaatatcaatatagatttagattaatccacaacaaaatatatatatatatatatatgtcttatcaattcatcaacaaaattaaacatccataatacgatctctCACACCAAAGTGCCtctgttctgattcattagagtAGACAGTAAATTTACTAtttcatctttttattttaataaataatcggTTCTGGGTACCTTGTAGgcaggaaccggaaccggaaccgatttTTACCGgtttctaattttaatacccggaacctatcctattttcaatacgagctacccggaccctatcctaacgggtaggttccaaccggttccggatatacccggtatccgtgcacacccctaataTATACCTTAACCATATTTCACTTTTTTGTTGGTTATCATCACCTTTCTTAATTATTGAGAAGGATCGTTGCACTATTCCACATCGAATTCATCATATTTGAGAAGAAAATCGAATGAAGAGGCCGCTGTTGACATAGTTTATCATCAGTAAGCATTATCGAGTCTATGCAGGAATGGACATAGGATTTGGATCAAGGAAGTCGGAATTTTTGAAAGGCGTATAGGAAGTCAAATTTCCAAGTTAAGGGTATCAAATATAGCAGTAATTTCacagaaaattaaagaataataTCTAAATATCCATAGAGCGTCAAAATTTCTCGAGTTAAGGATACCGAGTAGCAGTAATTTCACAGAAAATTGAAGAACAGTATGTAAATACCCATAGAGCGTCAAAATTTTAGGGATGACGTATGATTATTGCCTCCCTCAGCTCATCCTTGAGTCTACGTCTCAGTAGATTAATCAAATATCAAGCAATTAAACAAGTATTACGCAGGGACAGAAGTAGCTGGCCACATATTATGTATTCACGGGTACTATACTCTCAACTATCTTTAGGTAAATCAAGAATTAAAAGGAgacaagaaaatcaataaGTCCGCGGGAAAGATTACCTTTTAAGTACATATCTAGAATGTTCTCGGAGGTCCTTTATcaacagtaattttttttggtgatattaataaaaataaagagaaattgAAACATCCTTCTAGTTTGTGATATTGCAACGTACGTAATATATTCATTGCATATCAGACTTTCTCCTTTGAGATCTGTCAGTTCTATTCTTCCTATTATGTCTTGCAATATCTATTGTTGATATCGCGTTCTTTCTTCCTTGGGTTGGCTTCTAGCCAAAGGGATATACATAGACTGCAGTTGTGGTATCTCTAGTTGCCATTGTATATCAAATATGAATATTCACCAAAGTCACTCCGCAATATTAATTATTGCAGTGAAATCTTTATCCTAATTAAGAGTGCAAATAAATTACCCAATATTCCATTTTTAATCTTGTTCGAATCTTTGAGTTTTCAGTATAAATTTGATCTCTAAGTTCCATGTTTCCTACGGAGTTAATTTCTCctatttgttaatttttaatattatatattgtttgtttaattcatttcataattttttgtaatttcttcATATGTCGGACCAACAACCCACTATAACTTCTTATCAATCTGTTTCTTATATTAGTATAATTACTGCACAAATATGTACAAAGGGTGGGACATATACTGCTCGACAATATATACATCATCCATGCGTATGTGTCCAtgggagaaagaagaagagagaagaaactCATCCAATTTGCTCGTCTCAAAGAAAATTGAACTATGAAAATCCTAACAATATCTCTAAAATAGGTTGAGGATTAAATTCAGTCCAAAATAGGTGTCGaaataaaagcaaaaaaaaaaaaaagctcagGGTGGAGATCAAAATCAACCTTTTTATTCTGAAAAAATCAAGCTTTTCCAGAATAAAAGTTATTCGACAGAAAGTGTttccatttaaatataaaaattgttttcattaaggAGACCGTTAACTCAGACTATACAaacaaaatacacattttttcAATGACATAAAAACTTAATAGGTTTCTAGCTTcaacccaaaaagaaaagaaataatttacttTCTGCTATATCAGTTGTCCTGGTCCAACATGCCGGGTGGCTTTCCTCTCCCAGTACAgtaagaaattttattttttaaaagataagaCCGTGAGATTACAAAAtctaaaagaaaagtaaaattgatTACATGCATCTAGGTTTTCGAAGGAACTACAATTAAATTTCAGAAATACAAGGAGAGAAACAATAAAAGTTACGAGCTTGTTGACGACTACCCATGAATTCGCTATATTATATCAATAGATTTTTGTTCCTCTAGAAAAGGTTACCCAGCTAGATGGTTACATTGACTACGATCGATATTCCCGGCCCTTAGGGTTGATTCTATACAGAATTTAAACTATATACAAGGAAGGATACCATATACATTTGAGATCGAGGCagtcaattttcaatttgtttgtGTCTGTCACGATTGTAAATTCGGCCACGTACAACACGAAATTTCAGGATCAGGAATCGGAATAAGTTTATAACAAATAATTTCATCAAACACCCTACTTATTGTGAACATAGATACAATTTTTATGTTCTCCATGATTAATTCCAGAGACTTATTTGATAATAATCCCTGGATGGATGGGGCAATATAATCCTATCCTCACTATTCCTTGAATATAATAGAGAAATCCactgatatatatacactGCAAAAATGGGGAAGGGAATTTCCTATCCTATCCTGCCGTCCTTCctaaaataaatacaaaaaatttggaaaaaatcaactataatatatattctacaATCCGGACATAGTCAGTCAATATAGGTCAATATGTCTGTGATCCTCTTGTTTGCCTTGTCTATGTGATTCTGTTGCTCATCACCTTGTCTAGGTTTCGGGATATTTAATTGCTCCTGTGCAGGGGTTACCTGAAGTGCTCAGATCAATGTGAGGGAAGGGAAAGGCAGGCCACGGATTCGAGACGCTAGCTTGTTAATTATAGGCCTTGGACGTGCTGGATGGGTGAGGGCTTCGAAAACTAATCTTTTATCGGTCCGTCCCAGCAGAATGCAGCAGCTTGTTACTATATCGTCTGACTGAGTAGAATTAGAAAACAACCATTAGGAACTATAAATGAATAGGTTTATGTTTCTATATGTTTTTCGTCTCAAATTTTGTGCGCGCACGCTTAATCCTTCAAgtgttttatttatatattgaccGGACAGGGAACTCATTATATGTACCAAGCAATCTTGGCCTGCGATTAGTTAAGATTAGCGTACTTTCGTTATTGTTTCTCTAAAATGGTACAATGTGCGGGTGCATACGGCGTATTtcatttcaattcaattggtatttttcttttttgagatGATAACTTGGCGTGTCTTCGTTTGAGGAATTCATTAATGGTCTTACCTTGCCGTACGTTGAATCAACATTTAACGTGTGCATGTGTAGGGGGATAATGGGGAAACAAACACTTTCCGATGGTAAAGCGGCCAGTGGCGAAGCCGGAGCCTCGGACTCGAACGGCAGCACTGTTCTCCAAATTCCAAGCAAGAGTAACCGGAACGGGCTCGTAAGTTCTCCTCCTCGGGCCGATTCAAGGGAGTTGTCCCCCAACATAATGGACCCTGGGGGGCACAGATTTATGCCAACCACCGACGAATTTAGCTGGGGACGTTCAAATCCAAGGAGAAAGCAGCCATGGCGTATGACTCAGCCGCAATCAATCTCCGGAGCAGACACTCTCACCGGAACTTCCCATGGACCACTGATTCCGTTGAAGAGCCCAACTTCCAGAGCCTCTTCAGCCAAGAAGCCGTGCTGAGCATGATCAAAAACTGGTCCTACCCGTCCAAGTTTGTGAGTTATCATCGGGTCCGCTCCGAGAAGAATGGCCGGTGTCGACTGGGCCCTGCAGGGCCAAACCCTGTTGTTGGCATCCAGGCCGGTGAAGGAGGAGCTGGTTTCTTGTGCAGGCAGCTCTTTCAGAAGGAGTTAACGCCAAGCGACGTGGGGAAGCTCAACAGGCTCGTGATCCCAAAGAAGTATGCTGTCAAGTACTTCCCCCGAATTTCTGGAAAGCATGATGAGGGCAACAGCAAGGAAGGTGGACCCGTGGTGGACAATATTCTTATTTTCTATGACAAATTAATGAGGATGTGGAAGTCCCGGTATTGCTATTGAAACAGCAGTCAGAGCTTCGTCATCACGAGGGGCTGGAGCCAATTCGTGAAGGAGAAGGCCTCGAGAGCCAATGACAGAGTGAGTTTCTATCTCTGTGAGTGCACGGACGACCCGATGAAGGAGAACCGGACATTCTGCATGATTGATGTATGTAGAAGCCAAAGTGAACAGCTGATAGGGGCAATGGATCGGAGGTCTTCGATAGGGAACGAGGTAGAAGAGGTGATCGAGGAGGAACCAGGGACCCCAGTTGGGAGTCCAAGTAAAGCCAACAAAGGTTTTAGGCTCTTCGGCGTGCAAATCAACTAAGGGCTTGTGTTGGTCGCCCTTTAGCTAATTAATGTCCTGGTAGCTTTCTCCTTCGATAGactcttccttcttcctttCGGTTTCATACTCCCTTGATGGAGTTCCTTAATTTCTAACGGGAGTCTCTCGTTTTCAGGACAATTTGTGCAGTTCATGCTTTCGATTGAGCACTGATAATTCTTATGGTATCTCACCAAGAAATCGTATTCGACTTACTAAGCATTAATTACAACTACTACATACATCAAGGCATAATCCTACGGCATAGATTAATTATAAGCTGAGATTTTGTGACAGTTGAGAGAATATTACCAGTGTTCTTCAGTTTCTTCCGAAGCCTTAATTCGATGAATCCGAGGTTTCAGGATCCTGTGTTTGTTGCTGTTCAGAAACACTGCGTTGTAACACTGAAAGGAAGCGGGCGGGAAAGAGTCTATACAGTGACGGACTCAGGATTTGAATCTAGGGGTGGAGTCCTGGGAGTGTACATTGGAATGTAAATTCCCAAAGTTAAGGTGGCGAATAGCTGtaattacacaaaaaatattaagaatAATATGTGCATTTCCATAGCGTGTGTCAAAATTTTAGGGATGACGACCGCCTCGGTCGGTTCAATCCTTGACTCTATGTCTCGGTAAATTAATCAATATCAACCATaagatataattaataatgtcCCTTGGACAAGTATTATATTATACAGGTATAGAAGCGGTTGAAACCTTATACAATGGCACCAAATCGATCAAAATAATCAGGTTAGATTTGGTCATATTCGCTTTATGTTTTGGGTCTGCCATCTCCCTGTTAGAATCCTGATTTATATACCGTTCCTACTCGAACTGGTTCAGctagagagaagaaaaattcGAATTCTAACCATAGCCAATGAATAACTATGTCGGTATGTCTAGTGCAGTCTATTTTCCATCTTTAGGCACAATAACATGGTCCAAAACCAGGTCAGGTCCATGGGGTAAAGCCGCGGTCAAGAACATTAGCCCCAATTGATTCGGTTTCAGTTCGGTCTACGTTCCTATATAGACCAACAATTTTTAAGCTGATAAACTGAAAGATAACTATGGACACAATCTTCCATAAGCATGATATTACTTGTACCAGCAAATCAAAGGCACTATACCTGGTCCTCCTACTTAGAACCGAACTAATCCGTAAATTGATCCGCGAACAATAGTGCGATGAATGAACGTGACGTTGGTCGTTAATGGCCTTCATTTTTCCCAGCGCTGAATGGTTCTTCATTGGAAATTTTGTGTATCAATCGAGACTGTCGAAGATTATTTTCCAAGCTATATTCCTTGGACTTGTTGGACAATTTGTGACCCGCGTCGGTTTAAGGAAGTGATGTGCACATTTCttctttataaaataaaataaaaaaatagggGGCTAATTGTAAAAGATTGACTTGTAGGTTGTCCTTTGAACTgtggaaaaatatattcaaGGGGACGTACAATTGAATGAACAAAGacgtttttgtttttgatagAATAGAttgaatgaataaaaaaacGTGTTGAAAGAAGAGTAGGGGACCGACCGATAGGTTGGGGGCAAAAAAATgtgtctttatttttattttattttaatataataaaataaaaattttaataattaataatatgtttttatattttaaaaacagaaaaatgctgaaatagaaaataaactaTTGTTTTCCAGAAGTCTCAAGATTGTTTCAAAAATCTGTCGACGTAAAACGCATCAGTCCAAAACTTCCCGagtagccatgcaaataagcCGAAAATTTAAGAAAGAGAGTGCAGCGCAGTGACGTAGATACTTGTCCCTCAACCATGTTGCAAGTTCGATTTTCGCAATAAGACTACTCTTATTACTTCATTCACTgttagaatttatattttatagtactaattttataaatctttttgtgattaaaaaaactagtaaaaaatttcgaaacaatagtttttaaaaaaaataatgatttggTAATAATCTTTGCCAATAGATAGCGAATACTAGTACATTAGTTAATAATGGTCCCGATCAAGCTGACCAGGCAATAATCGACTTATCGTCGAGATGTAATAAAAGAATGCAAGTGTTCAAAGACACTTATAGAATCGAACTTagaatttcttaatttcaagTTGAGTATGATGTCACTGTACCAAACTCTATTTctcaatatataaattgaacTAAGATTTCCTTAATACCAATCGGGATACTTCATATAAGTCGTCTATACACAGATTCAGCACATTCATAGAAATTACGTTCCGTAATCTTCTAATAAGATTCGACCGAAAATTTTCAGAAGACTAGCAAACTGTGCTTACCAATCTAACTAAGTTCTTATATATTagacaaatatatttttggacAAACATACATAGAGTAAAGAGGCAATTTCGTCCCAGACTTTCAcaagttgcatcaatttcgtccctgacttattttttgcatcaatttcgtccccgactttgcacttttgcatcaatttcgtccctgacaTTGCACTCTTGCATCAATTTAATCCATAACTTTTcgattacatcaaattgatcatCAACTTTGCATGGTTACATTAATTTAGTCCATGACTTTCCGCAGTTACATCAGTTAGTACTacagttgcatcaatttggtcattctGTGGGGTGGTTGCATCGACCATGTCCCAATACGACATTAATTTGGTCCATTgccacatcaatttggtctctGCCTTTAAGTATTAATGCTGATGGCGTTAAATGATACAaattgttacatcaatttggtccccgtgctacatcaaattagtccctTACTTTTTTTAACCCATCTATCTCTGTttactctttttcttcctcatctccttctcattcttcttcttcgacaCAAATCTCACATGTTACGGCCCGGCCATTCCCGAGGCTGAGGACGACTGCCTTCAATCTGACTAACTTTGGGGTGGTGGGCGACGGGGTGATCCTCAACTCCGGAAGTTGAGGTGTAGCTCATTAGGTTCTAGAGAAAGAAAGCTTCAAGGCTCGTTAATGGCAGATCATCGTAGCTATGTTATTTGACCGGAATTGCtatataatttcatttctTATATCAGTAGGATGCTATAGAATCTTACATAATCGAATTTGGTTGAGTCGTTTGAAAAATATCGCATTTTAAAGTCGGTTGCGGACCTAATGAAAAGAGGATTCGAGCTAGTTTTTTCGACCTGTTTTCTCCATATTTTTCACTTCCGTTT is a genomic window containing:
- the LOC116205728 gene encoding AP2/ERF and B3 domain-containing transcription factor At1g50680-like, which encodes MAYDSAAINLRSRHSHRNFPWTTDSVEEPNFQSLFSQEAVLSMIKNWSYPSKFVSYHRVRSEKNGRCRLGPAGPNPVVGIQAGEGGAGFLCRQLFQKELTPSDVGKLNRLVIPKKYAVKYFPRISGKHDEGNSKEGGPVVDNILIFYDKLMRMWKSRYCY